From a region of the Armatimonadota bacterium genome:
- a CDS encoding cbb3-type cytochrome c oxidase subunit I: protein MATAQTHAAHPEVHVEQSFWRKYVFSQDHKVIGIQYLLTSLFMLLVGGALAMLIRTQLAWPDAGVLQADQYIAVVGMHGTIMIFFVLTPALVGGFGNFLIPLKIGARDMAFPFINMLSYWTYALSIVPLLASFFVPGGPISAGWTAYPPLSALPQAAPGSGMGQTLWIVAIAIFIVSSLFGSLNYITTILQMRTPGMTLSRMPLTVWGLFLTSILALLSFPVLLAAGILLLFDRVAGTSFFVPAGLVVGGQVIDHTGGNPLLWQHLFWFFGHPEVYIVILPPMGIVSDVLANFSRKPIFGYTAMVASMMAITLLSFLVWAHHMFVSGMHPLLGTAFAVTTLLIAVPSAVKTFNWLATLWRGKIYFSSAMLFAIGFISLFVAGGLTGIFLGNAPLDIPLHDTFFVVGHFHLVMGAASLFGIFAGIYFWFPKMFGRMLDERLGRLHFWLTMIGIYGTFFPMYYLGTAGMHRRIFSTEAFPYLAKLQPLNVFITLSAFLIFIGGLVLAYNILWGLASGPRAGRNPWRGTTLEWHADSPPPHGNWHGEIPSVYRGPYEYSVPGAKEDFVPQWLTPEEAGVEEARHH, encoded by the coding sequence ATGGCGACCGCCCAAACCCACGCGGCCCATCCGGAAGTACACGTCGAACAGAGCTTCTGGCGAAAGTACGTCTTCAGTCAGGACCACAAGGTCATCGGCATCCAGTACCTGCTGACCTCCCTGTTCATGCTGCTGGTCGGAGGCGCCCTCGCGATGCTGATCCGGACCCAGCTCGCCTGGCCGGACGCCGGCGTCCTGCAGGCCGACCAGTACATCGCAGTGGTCGGGATGCACGGGACGATCATGATCTTCTTCGTGTTGACTCCCGCGCTCGTGGGGGGCTTCGGGAACTTCCTGATCCCGCTAAAGATCGGGGCGCGCGACATGGCCTTCCCGTTCATCAACATGCTCTCGTACTGGACGTACGCGCTGTCGATCGTGCCGCTGCTGGCCAGCTTCTTCGTGCCCGGGGGCCCGATCAGCGCCGGCTGGACCGCATATCCGCCGCTGAGCGCCCTGCCGCAGGCCGCTCCCGGCTCGGGCATGGGCCAGACGCTGTGGATCGTGGCGATCGCCATCTTCATCGTCTCTTCGCTGTTCGGATCGCTGAACTACATCACGACGATCCTCCAAATGCGGACCCCGGGGATGACCCTGAGCCGCATGCCGCTGACGGTGTGGGGCCTGTTTTTGACCTCGATTCTGGCCCTCTTGTCGTTTCCGGTGCTGCTGGCCGCGGGCATCTTGTTGTTGTTCGACCGGGTCGCCGGGACCAGCTTCTTCGTGCCCGCCGGCCTGGTGGTTGGCGGACAGGTGATCGACCACACGGGCGGCAATCCCCTCCTGTGGCAGCACCTCTTCTGGTTCTTCGGCCACCCCGAGGTCTACATCGTGATCCTGCCTCCCATGGGGATCGTCTCCGACGTGCTCGCCAACTTCTCGCGAAAGCCGATCTTCGGATACACGGCGATGGTCGCCTCCATGATGGCGATCACGCTGCTGAGCTTCCTCGTGTGGGCGCACCACATGTTCGTGAGCGGGATGCATCCGCTGCTGGGTACCGCGTTCGCCGTCACGACGCTGCTGATCGCTGTGCCATCCGCGGTGAAGACGTTCAACTGGCTGGCGACGCTGTGGCGGGGGAAGATCTACTTCTCGTCAGCGATGCTGTTCGCCATCGGGTTCATTTCGCTGTTCGTCGCCGGCGGACTGACCGGCATCTTCTTGGGCAATGCGCCGCTGGACATCCCGCTGCACGACACGTTCTTCGTCGTCGGCCACTTCCACCTCGTGATGGGCGCGGCGTCGCTGTTCGGGATCTTCGCCGGCATTTACTTCTGGTTTCCGAAGATGTTCGGCCGCATGCTCGACGAGCGGTTGGGCCGACTGCACTTCTGGTTGACCATGATCGGGATCTACGGAACGTTCTTCCCCATGTACTACTTGGGCACCGCGGGGATGCACCGCCGGATCTTCTCCACGGAGGCCTTCCCGTATCTCGCCAAGCTGCAGCCGTTGAACGTGTTCATCACCCTCAGCGCGTTTTTGATCTTCATCGGCGGGTTGGTGCTCGCGTACAACATCCTGTGGGGCCTGGCGAGCGGCCCCCGCGCCGGCCGGAACCCGTGGCGGGGCACGACGCTCGAGTGGCACGCCGACAGCCCGCCCCCGCACGGCAACTGGCACGGCGAGATCCCCTCCGTCTACCGCGGACCGTATGAGTACAGCGTGCCGGGCGCCAAGGAGGACTTCGTGCCGCAGTGGCTCACGCCGGAGGAAGCCGGGGTGGAGGAGGCGAGGCACCACTAG
- a CDS encoding cytochrome c oxidase subunit II has product MEDRSEHAALERTQRSGLGLGLLFWLFMLAGLVGTLYARRAWWFPPLASREGADLDWLFDVTLWTTGLVFILIHVLLGYFVIRYRARPGARAHYFPFHLKLELTYTIIPAIAMVALSVAGLVLWLRITLASPADAHVVEVRGEQFAWTARYPGPDGQLGRTDLRVREPFNVDPTDPAAADDIVSPEILLVVDRPARVLLRTRDVQHSFFVPAFRMKKDLVPGATTEIVFTPTQTGTFDLACAELCGVGHYTMRGQVRVVTQEEFDRWMAEQARR; this is encoded by the coding sequence GTGGAAGATCGCTCTGAGCACGCTGCGCTCGAGCGCACGCAGCGGTCCGGCCTCGGTCTGGGTCTGCTGTTCTGGTTGTTCATGCTCGCAGGTCTGGTCGGTACGCTGTACGCCCGGCGCGCGTGGTGGTTCCCGCCGCTGGCGTCGCGCGAGGGGGCCGATCTGGACTGGTTGTTCGACGTGACCCTGTGGACGACCGGACTGGTCTTCATCCTCATCCACGTCCTGCTTGGCTACTTCGTCATCCGCTACCGCGCGCGTCCGGGCGCCCGCGCCCACTACTTTCCGTTCCACCTCAAATTGGAGCTGACCTACACGATCATCCCGGCAATCGCCATGGTCGCGCTCAGCGTGGCCGGGCTCGTGCTGTGGTTGCGGATCACACTCGCCTCCCCCGCCGACGCGCACGTCGTGGAAGTCCGCGGCGAACAGTTCGCCTGGACGGCCCGCTACCCGGGGCCCGACGGCCAGCTCGGTCGAACGGATCTGCGCGTGCGCGAACCGTTCAACGTTGACCCAACGGACCCGGCAGCCGCCGACGACATCGTCAGCCCGGAGATCCTGTTGGTCGTCGATCGCCCGGCCCGCGTGTTGCTGCGGACCCGGGATGTGCAACACAGCTTCTTCGTGCCGGCGTTCCGCATGAAGAAGGACCTGGTGCCTGGCGCGACCACCGAGATCGTGTTCACTCCGACGCAGACCGGGACCTTCGACCTGGCCTGCGCCGAGCTGTGCGGCGTCGGGCACTACACGATGCGGGGCCAGGTGCGCGTCGTGACACAGGAGGAGTTCGACCGCTGGATGGCCGAGCAGGCGCGGAGGTGA
- a CDS encoding ribosomal L7Ae/L30e/S12e/Gadd45 family protein, with the protein MTLDALKEAPKRVVGAHQTAKAIARGRAVVVFVSRDAARRITEPVVRAAEERGLPVVEVETGRELGRACGIAVGAAAAAILRS; encoded by the coding sequence GTGACGCTGGACGCCCTGAAGGAAGCGCCTAAGCGGGTTGTCGGAGCGCATCAGACGGCCAAGGCCATCGCGCGAGGCCGCGCGGTGGTCGTGTTCGTATCCCGGGATGCGGCCCGCAGGATCACAGAGCCGGTCGTGCGTGCCGCCGAAGAACGGGGCCTGCCGGTGGTCGAGGTCGAAACCGGCAGGGAGCTCGGTCGGGCCTGCGGGATTGCGGTCGGTGCAGCGGCGGCCGCCATCCTGCGGTCGTAA
- the rpsL gene encoding 30S ribosomal protein S12 → MPTINQLLRKGREPLGHKSKSPALQRNPFKRGVCIQVKTMTPKKPNSALRKIARVRLTNGIEVTAYIPGIGHNLQEHSVVLVRGGRVPDLPGIRYHIIRGALDAAGVANRRRGRSKYGAKRPK, encoded by the coding sequence ATGCCGACGATCAACCAGTTGCTTCGCAAGGGCCGGGAGCCGCTGGGGCACAAGAGCAAGTCCCCAGCGCTCCAGCGCAACCCGTTCAAGCGGGGCGTGTGCATCCAGGTCAAGACGATGACGCCCAAGAAGCCGAACTCGGCGCTGCGGAAGATCGCCCGTGTGCGGTTGACCAACGGCATCGAGGTGACGGCGTACATCCCCGGGATCGGCCACAACCTTCAGGAGCACTCGGTGGTTTTGGTTCGCGGCGGTCGTGTTCCGGATCTTCCGGGCATCCGCTACCACATCATCCGCGGCGCGCTCGACGCCGCGGGTGTGGCGAACCGTCGCCGCGGCCGCAGCAAGTACGGAGCGAAGCGACCCAAGTGA
- the rpsG gene encoding 30S ribosomal protein S7: MPRKGPVPRRKIAPDVTYRSVSVARVINKVMQRGKKSLAERIVYGALKRVEEKTGQDPVRVLDKALSNIMPVLEVKARRVGGANYQVPVEVRPDRRTSLGIRWLVQYARQRPGRGMMDKLAQEILDASQGQGGAVKRREEVHKMAEANKAFAHYRW, from the coding sequence ATGCCGAGGAAGGGACCGGTTCCTCGCCGTAAGATCGCGCCAGACGTGACGTACCGAAGCGTGAGCGTGGCGCGGGTCATCAACAAGGTGATGCAGCGGGGCAAGAAGAGCCTGGCGGAACGCATCGTGTACGGTGCGCTGAAGCGCGTCGAGGAGAAGACAGGGCAAGATCCCGTGCGCGTGCTCGACAAGGCGCTGAGCAACATCATGCCCGTGCTCGAAGTCAAGGCCAGGCGCGTGGGCGGCGCCAACTACCAGGTCCCGGTCGAGGTGCGACCCGACCGGCGAACGTCGCTGGGCATCCGGTGGTTGGTGCAGTACGCACGGCAGCGCCCGGGCCGGGGGATGATGGACAAGCTGGCGCAGGAGATCCTCGATGCCTCCCAGGGCCAAGGCGGCGCCGTGAAGCGGCGTGAGGAAGTGCACAAGATGGCAGAGGCGAACAAGGCCTTCGCGCATTACCGGTGGTGA
- the fusA gene encoding elongation factor G: protein MAGRVPLSKIRNIGIVAHIDAGKTTTTERILFYTGRVHRLGEVDEGSATMDWMVQERERGITITSAATTCMWRDHRINIIDTPGHVDFTIEVERSLRVLDGAVVVLSGVEGVQPQSETVWRQADRYGVPRILYVNKMDRTGADFLRVVEMVRERLAAPAVPIQLAIGAEERFEGVVDLVRMKSIIYLDDLGTRSDVTAIPDSMAELAARYREQLVEAAAEFDDEVMHKYLEGQPPTEDELRRAIRRGTVSGKLIPVLAGSSFRNKGVQPLLDAVVDYLPSPADVAAIRGTNPKTGEIEERPTDPSAPFAALAFKIMTDPYVGKLTYFRVYSGTLQAGSYVFNATRGVRERVSRLLQMHANHREDIPEVTAGNVVAAVGLKETTTGDTLCDESAPILLEAMQFPEPVISVAVEPKTKADSDKLGTALAKLAEEDPSFRVRFDNETGQTIIAGMGELHLEIITDRLVREFRVEANVGRPQVAYKETIRQGARGEGRFVRQTGGRGQYGHAVIEIEPLPRGGGFEFVDRITGGAIPREFIRPVEEGIREALETGVVAGYPMVDIRAILVDGSYHEVDSSEVAFKIAGSMALKDAVQKARPVLLEPVMKVEVTTPEPYMGDVIADLNARRGRIQAMEQRGNLRVILALVPLAEMFGYATDLRSRTQGRGVYTMEFSHYEEVPGGVAEDITKTRMAVARA, encoded by the coding sequence GTGGCAGGGAGAGTTCCGCTGAGCAAGATTCGCAACATCGGCATCGTCGCCCACATCGACGCGGGCAAGACGACGACGACCGAGCGCATCCTCTTCTACACGGGCCGGGTGCACCGTCTGGGCGAGGTGGACGAGGGGTCGGCGACGATGGACTGGATGGTGCAGGAGCGCGAGCGGGGGATCACGATCACATCCGCCGCTACGACCTGCATGTGGCGGGATCACCGCATCAACATCATCGACACGCCCGGCCACGTGGACTTCACGATCGAGGTCGAGCGCTCCCTGCGCGTGTTGGACGGTGCCGTCGTGGTGCTCAGTGGTGTGGAGGGCGTTCAGCCGCAGTCCGAGACGGTGTGGCGGCAGGCGGACCGGTACGGCGTGCCCCGCATCCTCTACGTCAACAAGATGGATCGCACCGGCGCGGACTTCCTCCGCGTCGTCGAGATGGTACGCGAGCGGCTCGCTGCGCCGGCCGTTCCGATCCAGCTGGCGATCGGCGCGGAGGAGCGATTCGAGGGCGTCGTCGACCTGGTGCGCATGAAGTCGATCATCTACCTGGACGACCTGGGCACACGGTCCGACGTGACGGCGATTCCCGACAGCATGGCGGAGTTGGCGGCCCGCTACCGCGAACAACTGGTGGAAGCTGCCGCGGAATTCGACGATGAGGTCATGCACAAGTATCTGGAGGGACAGCCACCCACGGAGGACGAGTTGCGCCGGGCGATCCGCCGCGGTACGGTGAGCGGCAAGCTCATCCCTGTGCTGGCGGGCTCTTCGTTCCGGAACAAGGGCGTACAGCCCCTGCTGGACGCGGTAGTCGATTACCTGCCGTCCCCCGCGGACGTCGCAGCCATCCGCGGGACGAATCCGAAGACCGGCGAAATCGAGGAGCGTCCGACGGACCCGAGCGCGCCGTTCGCCGCCCTGGCGTTCAAGATCATGACCGACCCGTACGTCGGGAAGCTCACGTACTTTCGCGTGTACTCGGGAACGCTGCAGGCTGGCTCGTACGTCTTCAACGCCACTCGAGGCGTGCGTGAGCGCGTGAGCCGGTTGCTGCAGATGCACGCGAACCACCGGGAGGACATCCCCGAAGTGACCGCCGGCAACGTCGTCGCCGCCGTCGGCCTGAAGGAGACGACGACCGGCGATACGCTGTGCGATGAGAGCGCCCCGATCCTCCTCGAGGCGATGCAGTTTCCCGAACCCGTGATCTCGGTCGCCGTTGAACCCAAGACGAAGGCCGATTCCGACAAGCTCGGCACGGCGCTCGCCAAACTCGCCGAGGAGGACCCTTCGTTCCGAGTGCGCTTCGACAACGAGACCGGGCAGACGATCATCGCCGGGATGGGGGAACTGCACCTGGAGATCATCACCGACCGGCTGGTGCGCGAGTTCCGGGTCGAGGCGAACGTCGGGCGACCCCAGGTCGCCTACAAGGAGACGATCCGGCAGGGTGCGCGCGGCGAGGGCCGGTTCGTGCGGCAGACCGGTGGGCGTGGGCAGTACGGGCACGCCGTGATCGAGATCGAACCGCTGCCGCGCGGGGGCGGGTTCGAGTTCGTGGACAGGATCACGGGTGGGGCGATCCCTCGGGAGTTCATCCGACCCGTGGAAGAGGGAATCCGCGAGGCGCTGGAGACCGGGGTCGTGGCCGGATACCCGATGGTCGACATCCGGGCGATCCTCGTGGACGGCTCCTACCACGAAGTGGACTCGTCGGAGGTCGCCTTCAAGATCGCCGGGTCGATGGCACTCAAGGACGCCGTGCAGAAGGCCCGACCGGTCCTGCTGGAGCCGGTGATGAAGGTCGAAGTCACCACGCCGGAGCCGTACATGGGTGATGTGATCGCCGACCTCAATGCGCGCCGTGGGCGCATCCAGGCGATGGAGCAGCGCGGAAACCTGCGGGTGATCCTGGCGCTGGTGCCGCTGGCGGAGATGTTCGGGTACGCGACGGACCTGCGATCCCGGACCCAGGGGCGCGGCGTCTACACGATGGAGTTCTCGCACTACGAAGAAGTACCCGGCGGAGTCGCGGAGGACATCACGAAGACGCGGATGGCTGTGGCGAGAGCGTGA
- the tuf gene encoding elongation factor Tu, with protein MAKPKFERTKPHVNIGTIGHVDHGKTTLTAAITHALAHYGMAQPKGYYDIDNAPEERERGLTISISHVEYETEARHYAHVDCPGHADYVKNMITGAAQMDGAILVVSAADGPMPQTREHILLARQVNVPYIVVFLNKVDMVDDPELLELVEVEVRDLLNTYKFPGDEVPVVRGSALRALEALQGNPQLRRGEDRWVDAIYELMDAVDSYIPTPQRDVDKPFLMSVEDVFTITGRGTVATGRVERGRVKVGEEVEIVGLRPAAQRTVVTGLEMFRKVLDEAVAGDNIGVLLRGVERDEVERGMVLAKPGSIKPHVKFLAEVYVLTKEEGGRHTPFFTGYRPQFYFRTTDVTGTVKLPDGVEMVMPGDNIQMEVELISPIALEEGLRFAIREGGRTVGAGVVTKVVD; from the coding sequence ATGGCCAAGCCGAAGTTTGAGCGGACGAAGCCGCACGTGAACATTGGGACGATTGGGCATGTAGATCATGGGAAGACGACGTTGACGGCGGCGATCACGCATGCGTTGGCGCACTATGGGATGGCGCAGCCGAAGGGGTATTACGACATTGACAATGCGCCTGAGGAGCGGGAGCGTGGGCTGACGATCAGCATCAGTCATGTGGAGTACGAGACGGAGGCGCGGCATTACGCGCACGTGGATTGTCCTGGGCATGCGGACTATGTGAAGAACATGATTACGGGCGCGGCGCAGATGGATGGGGCGATTTTGGTGGTGAGTGCTGCGGACGGGCCGATGCCGCAGACGCGGGAGCACATTTTGTTGGCGCGGCAGGTGAACGTTCCGTACATTGTGGTGTTTTTGAACAAGGTGGACATGGTAGATGATCCGGAGTTGTTGGAGTTGGTGGAGGTGGAGGTTCGGGACTTACTGAACACGTACAAGTTTCCTGGGGACGAGGTTCCGGTGGTACGTGGAAGTGCGTTGCGGGCGTTGGAGGCGTTGCAGGGGAATCCGCAGTTGCGGCGTGGGGAGGACAGGTGGGTGGATGCGATCTACGAGTTGATGGACGCGGTGGACAGTTACATACCGACGCCGCAGCGGGATGTGGACAAGCCGTTTTTGATGAGTGTGGAGGACGTATTTACGATCACGGGGCGTGGGACGGTGGCGACGGGGCGAGTGGAGCGTGGGCGGGTGAAGGTGGGGGAAGAGGTAGAGATTGTGGGGTTGCGTCCGGCGGCGCAGCGGACGGTGGTGACGGGGCTGGAGATGTTTCGGAAGGTACTGGACGAGGCGGTGGCGGGGGACAACATTGGGGTTTTGCTGCGTGGGGTTGAGCGGGACGAGGTTGAGCGGGGGATGGTGCTGGCGAAGCCTGGGAGCATCAAGCCACACGTGAAGTTTTTGGCTGAGGTGTACGTCTTGACGAAGGAGGAGGGGGGGCGGCACACGCCGTTTTTCACGGGGTATCGGCCGCAGTTTTACTTTCGGACGACGGACGTGACGGGGACGGTGAAGTTGCCGGATGGGGTGGAGATGGTGATGCCGGGGGACAACATCCAGATGGAGGTGGAGCTGATCAGCCCGATCGCGCTGGAGGAGGGGCTGCGGTTCGCGATCCGAGAGGGTGGCCGGACGGTGGGCGCGGGGGTCGTGACGAAGGTGGTCGACTAA
- the rpsJ gene encoding 30S ribosomal protein S10: MAQKIRIKLKAFDHRVLDQSAATIVDSVRRSGARISGPIPLPTDRRIYTVIRSPHTDKESMEHFQVLTHKRLIDILEPTQKTVDSLMTLDLPAGVDIEIKL, encoded by the coding sequence GTGGCGCAGAAGATCCGGATCAAGCTGAAGGCGTTCGATCACCGCGTACTCGACCAGTCGGCGGCGACCATCGTCGACAGCGTGCGCCGCAGCGGCGCGCGCATCTCGGGACCGATCCCCCTGCCGACCGACCGGCGGATCTACACGGTGATCCGATCACCGCACACGGATAAGGAGTCCATGGAGCACTTCCAGGTACTGACACACAAGCGTCTGATCGACATCCTGGAACCGACGCAGAAGACGGTGGATTCCCTGATGACGCTGGATCTACCCGCGGGCGTGGACATCGAGATCAAACTGTAG
- the rplC gene encoding 50S ribosomal protein L3, with translation MTAILGRKIGMTQVFDAAGNLVPVTVVQAEPNVVVDVRTPERDGYRAIRVGFEEIPERRVNKPMRGVFARAGVRPRRVVREVRLRNGEEFQIGQEISVRIFQDGDRVDVTSTSKGKGFAGAMKRHGFGGQRDSHGVSLMHRAVGSLGTSGVGRVWPGKRMPGRMGAERVTIRGLSVVRVDPERNLLLIRGGLPGRRGALVMVRKAR, from the coding sequence ATGACAGCGATCCTTGGGCGCAAGATCGGAATGACGCAGGTCTTCGACGCCGCCGGAAATCTGGTTCCCGTGACGGTGGTCCAGGCCGAGCCGAATGTGGTGGTCGACGTGCGGACGCCCGAGCGCGACGGGTACCGGGCGATCCGGGTTGGATTCGAGGAAATCCCGGAGCGGCGGGTCAACAAGCCGATGCGCGGTGTGTTCGCGCGGGCCGGCGTGCGGCCGCGTCGAGTGGTGCGCGAGGTGCGGCTGCGCAACGGCGAGGAGTTCCAGATCGGGCAGGAGATCTCCGTGAGGATCTTCCAGGACGGCGACCGGGTGGACGTAACGAGCACGAGCAAGGGCAAGGGGTTCGCCGGCGCAATGAAGCGCCATGGGTTCGGCGGTCAGCGCGATTCACACGGCGTGTCGCTGATGCACCGCGCAGTGGGATCGCTGGGAACATCCGGCGTGGGTCGGGTGTGGCCGGGTAAACGGATGCCCGGTCGCATGGGCGCAGAGCGGGTGACGATCCGCGGGCTGTCGGTCGTCCGCGTGGATCCGGAGCGCAACCTGCTGCTGATCCGAGGCGGTCTGCCGGGGCGCCGCGGGGCGCTCGTGATGGTGAGGAAGGCGCGATGA
- the rplD gene encoding 50S ribosomal protein L4, producing MPRAPVYSALGERIDEVELTQAVFGIRPHKAVVHQALVAELAGERARGASTKTRGEVAGSTRKIWRQKGTGRARHGSRKAPIFVGGGIVFGPRPRDHTQRLPKAMRRLAVRSVLSDAVRDGRLIVVEGFGITEGRTRELVDLLDGLEVEGRTALIAASEDRLVRRAARNLPDVTVLSPDDLSLAPLLAAQRVVIDRAALAAMERVLS from the coding sequence GTGCCGAGAGCACCCGTCTACAGCGCCTTGGGGGAGCGCATCGACGAGGTAGAGTTGACCCAGGCGGTGTTCGGGATCCGTCCCCACAAGGCCGTCGTCCACCAGGCCCTCGTGGCGGAACTGGCGGGCGAGCGCGCCAGGGGGGCTTCGACCAAGACGCGCGGCGAGGTGGCGGGGAGCACGCGGAAGATCTGGAGACAGAAGGGCACGGGACGCGCGCGGCACGGCAGCCGCAAGGCCCCGATCTTTGTGGGGGGCGGGATCGTGTTCGGCCCCAGACCGCGTGACCACACCCAACGCCTGCCGAAGGCAATGCGCCGCCTGGCAGTCCGGTCCGTGCTTTCGGATGCGGTCCGCGATGGCCGTCTGATCGTCGTCGAAGGCTTCGGGATAACAGAGGGGAGGACACGGGAGCTGGTGGACCTCCTCGATGGCCTGGAGGTCGAAGGCCGAACGGCGCTCATCGCCGCGTCTGAGGACCGCCTGGTGCGGAGGGCGGCCCGGAATCTGCCGGATGTGACGGTCCTCAGCCCCGACGACCTGAGCCTGGCACCGCTGCTGGCCGCACAACGGGTCGTGATCGACCGGGCCGCGCTGGCGGCGATGGAGAGGGTTCTGTCATGA
- the rplW gene encoding 50S ribosomal protein L23, whose translation MRDPRDILRRPHITEKSMRGVEAGKYTFEVARDATKPAIREAVERIFDVQVAKVNVINIPGRVKKRGRHTYRTPDRKKAVVTLRPGEKIDLEKMM comes from the coding sequence ATGAGGGACCCCCGTGACATCCTGCGCCGCCCGCACATCACCGAGAAGTCGATGCGCGGTGTGGAGGCGGGCAAGTACACGTTCGAGGTGGCGCGCGACGCCACGAAACCCGCGATCCGGGAGGCCGTCGAGCGGATCTTCGACGTCCAGGTCGCGAAGGTGAACGTGATCAACATCCCCGGGCGGGTCAAGAAGCGCGGGCGCCACACGTACCGGACGCCGGACCGCAAGAAGGCGGTGGTGACGCTGCGTCCGGGCGAGAAGATCGATCTCGAGAAGATGATGTAG
- the rplB gene encoding 50S ribosomal protein L2 has translation MGIKRFKPTTPGRRFATAYTFDEITKDRPEKSLLRPLRRHAGRNNQGRVTTRHRGGGHKRRYRVVDFRRDKDGVPARVAAIEYDPNRSARIALLHYADGEKRYVLAPVGLAVGDTVVSGEEAEIRPGNTLPLGSIPVGTMVHNIELQPGRGGQMVRAAGGAAQIMAKEGEWATLRLPSGEMRKVSVRCRATVGQVGNLEHEAIKLGKAGRKRWLGIRPTVRGVAQDPRSHPHGGGEGKSPIGMPGPVSPWGKPTLGKKTRRPAKPSDKYIVKRRK, from the coding sequence ATGGGCATCAAGCGCTTCAAACCGACGACCCCAGGCCGGCGGTTCGCCACGGCCTACACCTTCGACGAGATCACGAAGGACAGGCCCGAGAAGTCCCTGCTCCGCCCGTTGCGGAGGCACGCGGGCCGGAACAACCAGGGGCGGGTTACGACGCGCCACCGCGGGGGCGGTCACAAGCGGCGATACCGGGTGGTCGACTTCCGGCGCGACAAAGACGGCGTGCCGGCTAGGGTCGCGGCCATCGAGTACGATCCGAACCGCTCGGCGCGGATTGCGTTGCTGCACTACGCCGATGGTGAGAAGCGCTACGTCCTGGCGCCCGTCGGACTAGCGGTGGGCGACACCGTGGTATCGGGCGAGGAGGCGGAGATCCGTCCCGGCAACACGTTGCCCCTGGGCAGCATCCCGGTGGGCACCATGGTCCACAACATCGAGTTGCAGCCGGGGCGGGGCGGGCAGATGGTCCGCGCGGCCGGAGGTGCCGCGCAGATCATGGCTAAGGAGGGCGAGTGGGCGACGCTGCGTCTGCCCTCCGGCGAGATGCGCAAGGTGTCCGTGCGCTGTCGGGCGACCGTGGGGCAGGTCGGCAACCTTGAGCACGAGGCAATCAAGCTGGGCAAGGCCGGGCGCAAGCGGTGGCTGGGCATCCGGCCGACGGTGCGTGGGGTCGCTCAGGACCCCCGCAGCCACCCCCACGGGGGCGGTGAGGGGAAGTCGCCGATCGGCATGCCCGGCCCGGTGTCGCCGTGGGGCAAACCCACCCTGGGCAAGAAGACGCGCAGACCGGCCAAGCCCAGCGACAAGTACATCGTGAAGCGGCGCAAGTGA
- the rpsS gene encoding 30S ribosomal protein S19, with translation MGRSQKKGPFVDEHLLKKIQALNQKREKRVIRTWSRRSTILPDFVGHTIAVHDGRKHVPIYITEQMVGHKLGEFAPTRTFKGHGGSERTTGVKG, from the coding sequence ATGGGACGTTCTCAGAAGAAAGGGCCGTTCGTCGACGAGCACCTGTTGAAGAAGATCCAGGCGCTCAACCAGAAGCGGGAGAAGCGCGTGATCCGGACCTGGTCGCGGCGGTCGACGATCCTTCCGGACTTCGTCGGCCACACGATCGCCGTGCACGACGGCCGCAAGCACGTGCCGATCTACATCACCGAGCAGATGGTCGGTCACAAGCTGGGCGAGTTCGCCCCCACCCGCACGTTCAAGGGTCACGGGGGATCGGAGCGGACGACGGGTGTGAAGGGCTGA
- the rplV gene encoding 50S ribosomal protein L22 — protein MEARAVAKYIRMSPLKVRRVAEAVRGRGVDEALAILRAMPHRAARVVEKCVKSAAANAEHNLDLDRDTLIVARIAVDRGPGGSMWKRLMPRARGRADIITKHTSHITVVVAEREY, from the coding sequence ATGGAAGCGCGGGCGGTTGCCAAGTACATCCGGATGTCGCCGCTCAAGGTGCGGCGCGTGGCCGAAGCGGTGCGCGGGCGCGGTGTGGATGAGGCGCTGGCGATCCTGCGTGCGATGCCCCACCGGGCCGCCCGGGTCGTCGAGAAGTGCGTGAAGTCGGCGGCGGCCAACGCGGAGCACAACCTGGACTTGGACCGCGATACCCTGATCGTCGCCCGGATCGCCGTCGACCGGGGTCCTGGCGGCAGCATGTGGAAGCGTCTGATGCCGCGTGCGCGTGGCCGTGCCGATATCATCACCAAGCACACCAGCCACATCACGGTCGTCGTCGCCGAGCGGGAGTACTAG